The following coding sequences lie in one Capsicum annuum cultivar UCD-10X-F1 chromosome 5, UCD10Xv1.1, whole genome shotgun sequence genomic window:
- the LOC107872369 gene encoding zeatin O-glucosyltransferase-like, with amino-acid sequence MTQAQLGDHREDPTQVQHSGLSSPMWNDENLPNHEFITLKQDEVVIVMVPFPAQGHLNQLLQLSCLISSYGLPVYFVGSATHNRQARIRANALNPSDIAKVHFHDLPTPEFTSPPPDFNALSKFPSHLQPSWDACMLLREPIASFLRDISSKERRVIVVHDPLMSYNVQDTASLSNAESYIFRCISAFTSYTMICSSLKMSVQLEEELLIKLPALEGISTDEARDFSASHHPYMDIRSGDIHNTNKVIEGKFLDLLEQAETNQNKKQWAIGPILPTKLVHISNRNNTCLEWLNKQPPRSVLYISFGTTTSFSDREIKELAMGLEQSKQRFIWVLRDADRGDIFKGEIRKVELPKWFEERVKGVGLVVREWTPQPEILAHSSTGGFMSHCGWNSCIESITMGVPIAAWPMHSDQPMTSFLVTEALKIGLIVREWEKREQLVSASTIENVVRKLMTSKEGDVIRKRAEELGEAVRQSTEKGGASRAELDSFIAHITR; translated from the coding sequence ATGACACAAGCTCAACTAGGAGATCACCGGGAGGATCCAACACAAGTACAACATTCCGGTTTGTCTTCTCCCATGTGGAACGATGAGAATTTACCAAACCATGAATTTATAACATTGAAACAAGATGAAGTAGTTATAGTGATGGTTCCATTTCCAGCTCAAGGCCATCTCAACCAACTTCTCCAACTTTCATGTTTAATCTCCTCGTATGGTCTACCTGTCTACTTTGTTGGCTCGGCCACACATAATCGTCAAGCCAGGATCCGAGCCAATGCCTTAAATCCTTCAGACATAGCCAAAGTCCATTTCCATGACCTCCCAACTCCTGAATTTACCTCACCACCACCTGATTTTAATGCATTGAGCAAATTCCCATCACATCTTCAGCCATCATGGGATGCTTGTATGCTTCTTCGCGAGCCCATTGCTTCTTTCTTACGTGAtatttcatcaaaagaaagacGAGTCATTGTTGTTCATGATCCGTTAATGTCCTATAATGTTCAGGATACTGCTTCTCTGTCCAATGCTGAATCATATATCTTTCGTTGCATTTCAGCTTTCACTTCGTATACTATGATATGCTCATCTTTGAAGATGTCTGTTCAACTTGAAGAGGAACTGCTTATAAAGCTGCCCGCCCTTGAAGGAATTTCAACCGATGAAGCCAGGGACTTTTCAGCCTCTCATCATCCATACATGGATATTCGATCAGGTGATATCCATAATACAAACAAAGTAATTGAAGGCAAGTTTCTTGATTTGCTGGAACAAGCAGAAACTAATCAGAACAAGAAACAATGGGCAATTGGACCTATTCTGCCTACTAAACTCGTTCATATTTCAAATAGGAATAATACATGTTTGGAGTGGCTGAACAAACAACCTCCGAGATCAGTTCTTTATATATCATTTGGAACAACAACTTCATTTTCCGATAGAGAAATCAAGGAGCTCGCGATGGGATTAGAGCAAAGCAAACAGAGGTTCATATGGGTGTTGAGAGATGCAGATAGAGGAGATATCTTTAAAGGGGAGATTAGAAAAGTTGAGTTGCCTAAATGGTTTGAGGAAAGAGTAAAAGGGGTCGGGTTAGTGGTAAGAGAATGGACACCACAACCAGAAATCTTGGCTCATTCATCTACAGGAGGGTTCATGAGTCATTGCGGATGGAACTCTTGCATAGAGAGCATTACTATGGGAGTTCCTATAGCTGCTTGGCCTATGCACTCTGACCAACCAATGACTAGTTTCTTGGTGACAGAAGCGTTAAAAATAGGCCTGATTGTTAGGGAGTGGGAGAAACGCGAGCAGCTAGTGAGTGCATCCACTATTGAAAATGTCGTGAGGAAGTTGATGACATCAAAAGAAGGAGATGTGATTAGAAAAAGAGCAGAAGAATTGGGAGAAGCTGTAAGGCAGTCCACAGAGAAAGGGGGAGCTTCTAGAGCGGAGTTGGATTCTTTCATCGCGCATATCACAAGATAG